Genomic segment of Flavobacteriales bacterium:
TCATTGCTCTCAAACCCCTTACCCCGAAGGGTCTCTCCGTCTCGAACAATTTTAACAAATGTTTGCGTATAAATTTTTTTCGTTTTTTGATTCCAATACAACTCCTCACATTTCAATTCTTCTCCCTGTTGATTGTAAACCCGCACACTGTCTTTTAGTTTGATAAGTTTTTGAATTTCATAGTTTATGCCGTAAGCAGCCGATATTTTACTGTCTTCTTTCCCCTCTGTATTAAAAAAAGTTGCGTTCAAGCCTTTGGGCATTTCTGTGTAGGGTTCTTTTTTTTGAGGGAATCTAATAAGCAGTGGCGTATTAATAATGGCTTTTAGTTTCGCCGAGTCATTATACTGAACCGTGACATTCTCGGCTCGTTCAATACTTAGGTCTTCAAGTTGTTGCTGCAACCGATCTAATTCTCCTTTTCGGGCATTTCTGCAAGAAAGCAAAAAACCGGTTATCGTCAGTAGTAATAACACCTTCAATAACCGGTTTCTCATTTTATTTATAGTTGTAATTATTTGCGAAATCTAATAGTGG
This window contains:
- the lptC gene encoding LPS export ABC transporter periplasmic protein LptC, with product MRNRLLKVLLLLTITGFLLSCRNARKGELDRLQQQLEDLSIERAENVTVQYNDSAKLKAIINTPLLIRFPQKKEPYTEMPKGLNATFFNTEGKEDSKISAAYGINYEIQKLIKLKDSVRVYNQQGEELKCEELYWNQKTKKIYTQTFVKIVRDGETLRGKGFESNETFTKWRILKPAGSVSVTESPLQEIE